From Salarias fasciatus chromosome 5, fSalaFa1.1, whole genome shotgun sequence, a single genomic window includes:
- the ccdc71 gene encoding uncharacterized protein ccdc71: protein MADTPRGAVVGRPLMFANEERRAVHSWSRISSAGHNVLLDALKILSPMSRDLSSTEDLVTFLQDLSEEGHKATVLRSKDVYGYRSCTNQPMTEDMLKPPNKSIRPTAKRRGKRGFTKKREVHPSWYNSERNNPRIQGIRPPDVSMDYRTIICSRTSIRTVEIPTVDVKPCLRLTNIEGLSGCHTARLQIQATWDSSSEKPSVAFLQQQHPPVLSGIPSQPSQNGGGTPTKAVALLSQKNQSCPIRLDGALIGDSAPVFYANGRAFPQTHTELTSNGWRSNGLHRVVRHRKEVSSTTNQQRNGLKEKNSLRWKVIKVDESRSVDEACRKAQKILQVNLSPVIQIQPLDHVLNNFRYQNK, encoded by the coding sequence ATGGCTGACACGCCACGAGGTGCCGTGGTCGGCCGGCCACTGATGTTTGCCAACGAGGAGCGGAGGGCTGTTCATTCCTGGTCACGGATTTCGTCGGCAGGGCACAATGTCCTCCTGGATGCTCTGAAGATCCTCAGCCCAATGTCCCGTGACCTTTCAAGCACCGAGGACCTCGTCACCTTCCTGCAGGACCTCAGCGAGGAAGGCCACAAGGCCACCGTACTACGGAGCAAGGATGTGTATGGCTACCGCTCCTGCACAAACCAGCCTATGACTGAAGACATGCTGAAGCCACCCAACAAGAGCATCCGGCCCACAGCtaagaggagggggaagagaggTTTTACCAAGAAGAGGGAGGTGCACCCGTCCTGGTACAACTCTGAGAGGAACAACCCCAGGATCCAAGGGATTCGTCCTCCAGATGTGTCGATGGATTATCGCACCATCATCTGCAGCAGGACCTCCATTCGAACTGTCGAGATTCCCACGGTGGACGTGAAGCCGTGCCTCAGACTGACCAACATTGAGGGTTTGTCTGGCTGCCATACGGCCAGACTTCAGATCCAAGCTACCTGGGACTCGTCTTCTGAGAAGCCCTCTGTTGCCTTTTTGCAACAACAGCACCCTCCAGTGCTTTCAGGAATACCCTCTCAGCCTTCTCAGAATGGTGGTGGGACGCCCACCAAAGCCGTGGCCTTGCTCAGCCAGAAGAACCAGTCGTGCCCCATTCGGCTGGACGGTGCTCTGATTGGGGACTCTGCACCTGTCTTCTATGCGAACGGCCGGGCGTTCCCACAGACTCACACAGAACTGACCAGCAATGGCTGGAGGAGCAATGGCCTCCACAGGGTTGTTCGGCACCGCAAGGAAGTGAGCAGCACGACCAACCAGCAGAGAAACGGCTTGAAGGAAAAGAACAGTCTTAGATGGAAAGTGATAAAAGTGGACGAGTCTCGCTCTGTGGACGAGGCCTGCAGGAAGGCACAGAAGATCCTGCAGGTCAACCTTTCCCCCGTGATTCAGATCCAACCGCTCGACCACGTGCTGAACAACTTCAGATAtcagaacaaataa